In Porphyromonas cangingivalis, a genomic segment contains:
- a CDS encoding CYTH domain-containing protein, whose amino-acid sequence MGVEIERKFLLRDEAILSQAERVLTIRQGYIKKSSSLGVRIRVSDDKGFITIKGSKAEGSIVRAEYEYEIPVQDALELLSISGENVISKKRHHIRHDGMLWEVDVFEGDNEGLVLAEVELPDETADVSIPEWIGEEVTGSPEYYNSYLALHPYTTWDEKK is encoded by the coding sequence ATGGGTGTAGAGATCGAAAGGAAGTTCCTCCTCCGAGATGAGGCGATTCTGTCCCAAGCGGAGCGTGTGTTGACGATAAGGCAGGGGTACATCAAGAAAAGCTCGTCCCTCGGTGTCCGCATACGGGTGTCCGATGACAAGGGCTTCATCACGATCAAGGGATCTAAGGCCGAGGGCTCTATCGTCAGAGCCGAGTACGAGTACGAGATCCCTGTGCAGGACGCACTCGAACTCCTCTCCATCAGTGGTGAGAATGTCATCTCCAAGAAGCGTCATCACATCCGACACGATGGGATGCTTTGGGAAGTCGATGTCTTCGAGGGCGACAATGAGGGGCTCGTCCTTGCCGAAGTCGAACTTCCTGATGAGACTGCGGATGTATCCATCCCCGAGTGGATAGGAGAGGAGGTCACGGGATCTCCCGAGTACTACAACAGTTATCTCGCCTTGCATCCCTACACGACGTGGGACGAAAAGAAATAA
- a CDS encoding bifunctional metallophosphatase/5'-nucleotidase, with protein sequence MRIRHHLSALVLFLIAGLWTSCQPQKQSDVVTIDIFHTTDLHGNVFPHDFINETEGKGSYARIATYINAYRQSSGEMILLDAGDILQGQPTAYYYNFIDTTSRHLMAEVLNKLDYDAVTIGNHDIETGHAVYDRWVKEVSAPVLGANVIDLARSEGKEMPEPYFTPYTMVTKGGKKFAILGLTTPAVPNFLPEILWSGMRFDDIVETARRYMDEIQEAKPDYVVALVHSGRGDRTDSVQYLAEDAGYALASQVDGIDLVLLGHDHRSYVDSVVHEDGRKTYILNPANDGHNLSRTTVTFKTDADGNPLVESVPAIIELDKFIPDGKFIKDLTPQYNVVKNFVSQRIATTTADISSRASFVGPSPFVDLIHEVQLGLFDEAQISISAPLVFDTKIAKGDIRMSDLFKLYKYENMAYLMRLSGQEIKGMLEEAYDRWIVTMTSADAPLLRLSSGGDTGRFNKFEKPFFNFDSACGVEYTVDVTKPKGERLSFNTLRDGTAFDLAKDYLVVVNSYRGNGGGDLLTQGAGIPHDELTSRVVRSTEKDLRYYLMEHLKAQGAISPKTLSKWAFIPAEWTRPALTRDSLILFDKK encoded by the coding sequence ATGCGCATCCGTCATCATCTGTCAGCCTTGGTGCTGTTCCTCATTGCCGGGCTTTGGACATCGTGTCAGCCACAGAAGCAGAGCGATGTCGTCACCATTGACATCTTCCACACCACAGACCTGCATGGCAATGTCTTTCCCCACGACTTCATCAACGAGACCGAGGGCAAGGGGAGCTATGCCCGTATTGCGACCTATATCAACGCTTACCGACAGTCCTCCGGAGAAATGATTCTCCTCGATGCCGGAGACATCTTGCAAGGACAGCCTACGGCTTACTACTACAACTTCATCGACACCACTTCGCGCCACCTTATGGCTGAGGTCCTCAACAAGCTCGACTACGATGCCGTCACGATAGGTAACCACGACATCGAGACAGGGCATGCCGTCTACGATCGTTGGGTCAAGGAGGTGTCCGCCCCTGTCCTCGGGGCTAATGTCATCGATCTCGCCCGTAGCGAAGGGAAGGAGATGCCCGAGCCTTATTTTACCCCTTATACGATGGTGACGAAGGGGGGCAAGAAGTTTGCCATCCTTGGCCTGACCACACCTGCCGTGCCCAACTTCCTCCCCGAGATCCTATGGTCGGGGATGAGGTTCGACGACATCGTCGAGACCGCTCGCAGGTATATGGATGAGATCCAAGAGGCGAAGCCCGACTATGTCGTCGCGCTCGTGCACTCGGGTCGGGGAGACAGGACGGACTCGGTGCAGTACTTGGCAGAGGATGCGGGCTATGCCCTTGCCAGCCAAGTCGATGGTATAGACCTCGTCCTCCTCGGACACGATCACCGCAGTTATGTCGACTCTGTCGTCCATGAGGATGGGCGCAAGACTTATATCCTCAATCCTGCCAACGACGGGCACAACCTCTCTCGCACCACGGTCACATTCAAGACCGATGCCGATGGCAACCCCTTGGTAGAGAGTGTGCCTGCGATCATTGAGTTGGACAAGTTCATACCCGATGGGAAGTTCATCAAAGACCTCACACCTCAGTACAATGTCGTCAAGAACTTTGTCTCTCAGCGTATCGCAACGACCACGGCGGACATCTCCTCTCGTGCATCGTTCGTAGGCCCTTCACCTTTCGTAGACCTCATACACGAGGTACAGTTGGGACTCTTTGACGAAGCGCAGATATCCATCAGTGCTCCCTTGGTCTTCGACACGAAGATCGCAAAAGGCGACATCAGGATGAGTGACCTCTTCAAGCTCTACAAGTACGAAAATATGGCTTACCTCATGCGTCTTTCGGGGCAAGAAATCAAGGGGATGCTCGAAGAGGCTTACGACCGATGGATCGTCACCATGACGAGTGCCGATGCTCCTCTGTTACGCCTCTCTTCGGGAGGGGATACGGGACGGTTCAACAAGTTTGAGAAGCCTTTCTTCAACTTCGACTCGGCTTGCGGAGTCGAGTACACTGTGGATGTGACCAAGCCCAAGGGTGAGCGTCTTTCGTTCAATACCTTGAGAGACGGTACGGCCTTTGACCTTGCCAAGGATTATCTTGTCGTGGTCAACTCTTACCGTGGCAATGGAGGTGGAGACCTCCTCACACAAGGGGCCGGCATCCCACACGATGAGCTGACTTCGAGAGTGGTGCGTTCGACCGAAAAGGATCTTCGTTACTACCTCATGGAGCACCTCAAAGCCCAAGGTGCCATCTCTCCCAAGACACTCTCCAAGTGGGCATTCATCCCTGCCGAATGGACACGTCCCGCTCTCACGCGCGACAGTCTCATCCTTTTCGACAAAAAGTAA
- a CDS encoding tetratricopeptide repeat protein codes for MKRMIIAAVTLLMSVSAFAQTPATAGNDSIQCRRNTSFAKTYAKSGNFDDAYDFWKKAYGICPDSSKDLYILGAQILNWKLENAKTAEEQEKLFNELMAMYDDRIKYFGNDPQTGTDYILGYKASDYIRYKQNKADFNLVYNWLQPVVVEKKATTDGLALSIYVFASMQKMATVPEHREQYIADYMEVSGYFDEAIRLAEEAGDNGTAEFYRQNKTNTDTHFAASGAADCETVAKIFGPKLDANKENKEYLEMMMKLLVSLKCNDNPIYYKAAEYNYAITPSVSGAVGIARQALAKKDYDRAAKFYEEAIKLSTKPEEKAEVYYTMATMAYEQRQYGRARQLAMKAMEERPNFGTPMLLIATMYAATAPSIYPGDPIMQQIVYCLVVDKAARAKSIDPSISDEANKLIGTYSRYFPRKEDVFLHPDLSEGQSFTVGGWIGETTTIRVTN; via the coding sequence ATGAAAAGAATGATCATTGCGGCAGTGACACTCCTTATGAGTGTATCTGCCTTTGCACAGACTCCGGCAACAGCCGGCAACGACAGCATCCAATGCCGTCGCAACACGTCTTTCGCCAAGACTTATGCTAAAAGTGGCAACTTTGACGACGCCTATGATTTTTGGAAGAAAGCGTATGGGATTTGTCCTGATTCAAGTAAAGATCTCTACATCCTCGGAGCACAGATCTTAAACTGGAAGCTCGAAAATGCAAAGACTGCAGAGGAGCAAGAAAAGCTCTTCAACGAGCTCATGGCAATGTACGACGATCGTATCAAGTATTTCGGTAATGATCCTCAGACCGGGACAGACTATATATTGGGCTACAAGGCTTCTGATTACATCAGATACAAGCAAAACAAAGCGGACTTTAACCTCGTTTACAACTGGCTCCAACCCGTTGTAGTAGAAAAGAAAGCGACTACAGATGGACTCGCACTCTCCATCTATGTATTTGCATCCATGCAAAAGATGGCGACCGTACCTGAACACAGAGAACAGTACATCGCTGACTACATGGAGGTATCGGGCTACTTTGATGAAGCCATAAGATTGGCAGAAGAGGCCGGAGACAACGGCACAGCTGAATTTTATCGCCAAAATAAGACAAACACAGACACTCATTTTGCTGCCAGTGGTGCTGCAGACTGCGAGACTGTAGCTAAGATATTCGGTCCCAAACTTGATGCAAACAAGGAAAACAAAGAATATCTCGAAATGATGATGAAGCTCCTTGTCAGTCTCAAGTGTAATGACAACCCTATCTACTACAAAGCAGCCGAGTACAACTACGCCATCACTCCCAGCGTGAGTGGTGCAGTAGGCATCGCACGTCAAGCTCTTGCAAAGAAAGACTATGACAGAGCAGCGAAGTTCTACGAGGAGGCTATAAAGCTAAGCACCAAGCCCGAAGAAAAGGCTGAAGTGTACTACACAATGGCTACGATGGCTTATGAGCAGAGACAGTATGGTAGAGCGAGACAACTCGCTATGAAGGCTATGGAAGAGCGTCCCAACTTCGGGACTCCGATGTTGCTCATCGCAACGATGTACGCAGCAACAGCTCCGTCAATCTATCCCGGTGACCCGATCATGCAACAGATCGTGTACTGCCTCGTGGTAGATAAGGCGGCTCGTGCAAAATCCATTGACCCATCGATCTCTGACGAAGCAAACAAGCTCATCGGCACGTATAGCCGTTACTTCCCTCGCAAGGAAGATGTCTTCCTCCACCCTGACCTTTCAGAAGGTCAATCATTCACTGTCGGTGGATGGATCGGAGAGACAACCACTATCCGTGTGACTAACTAA
- the lptC gene encoding LPS export ABC transporter periplasmic protein LptC: MDTEDSYKPNTNKKTTLIRPSLWGCVGVFLYIIWSATACGPGKGDAVKSEQDTLTFSTMTRMVETLVSDSGVTKYKLMADVWYTYDSPEEKWYFPEGIYLEQFDTLFNAQATVKADTAYYFEAKKLWHLIGNVEVMNREGQKFYSNSLFWNQYTEEVYSHDSVRIIRSEGQELRGKYGFRSNQDMTSYKIFTSSGHMDVNKESTTAPTAPTDSLKADSVAISETLAPNLR; encoded by the coding sequence GTGGATACGGAAGACAGTTATAAGCCAAACACAAATAAGAAGACAACACTGATACGCCCCTCATTGTGGGGGTGTGTCGGTGTTTTCCTGTATATTATATGGTCTGCAACTGCTTGTGGGCCGGGGAAAGGAGATGCAGTGAAGAGCGAACAAGACACCTTAACCTTCTCTACCATGACAAGGATGGTAGAGACACTTGTCTCTGACTCCGGGGTGACGAAGTACAAACTCATGGCTGATGTATGGTACACCTACGATAGTCCTGAGGAGAAGTGGTATTTCCCCGAAGGCATCTATCTCGAACAGTTCGACACCCTCTTCAATGCCCAAGCAACAGTCAAAGCAGACACAGCCTATTACTTCGAGGCCAAGAAATTGTGGCATCTCATCGGCAATGTGGAGGTAATGAATAGGGAGGGGCAGAAGTTTTACTCCAACTCCCTCTTTTGGAACCAGTACACGGAAGAAGTCTACTCCCACGACTCGGTTCGTATCATCCGCTCCGAAGGGCAGGAGCTCAGAGGGAAGTATGGCTTCAGAAGTAATCAAGACATGACCAGCTATAAAATCTTTACCTCCTCCGGACACATGGATGTCAACAAGGAGAGCACGACAGCACCCACTGCGCCGACCGACTCTCTCAAAGCCGACAGTGTGGCAATCAGTGAGACCTTAGCTCCAAATCTCAGATAA
- a CDS encoding mannose-1-phosphate guanylyltransferase, with protein MTLKQNIYCVIMAGGIGARFWPMSRQDKPKQFLDILGTGFTMLQDTCHRFESIVQADNFFVVTGEKFGGEVMRQLHTLPPHNILTEPERRNTAPCIAYAAYKIYATDPNAIMIVTPSDHHIGDVEAFRQCLVRGVEYVSQNDVLLTIGIPPTFPATSYGYIEQGDEALETGRGAIVRFKEKPQKEEAEALLASGRYVWNSGMFVWKVKDIVAALETYLPEVAALFANIKSYNTTSERTDVAQAFLNSKSISIDYGVMEKADNVHVLSGDFGWDDIGTWESLYRHVSSLPSGENPNHKLENSPHTLVRVSNPDKQVIVSGLDNYVVVDMDDVLVIAPKGDEATLHDLLNKHAKNL; from the coding sequence ATGACATTAAAACAAAATATATACTGCGTCATCATGGCCGGTGGCATCGGTGCGCGCTTTTGGCCTATGAGCCGTCAGGACAAGCCCAAGCAGTTCTTGGATATCCTTGGTACAGGCTTCACCATGTTGCAGGACACTTGCCACAGATTTGAGTCTATCGTGCAGGCAGATAACTTCTTTGTGGTGACAGGGGAGAAGTTCGGTGGAGAGGTCATGCGGCAGTTGCATACGCTCCCCCCACACAACATCCTTACCGAGCCGGAGCGTCGCAATACAGCTCCTTGTATCGCTTATGCCGCTTACAAGATCTATGCGACAGATCCCAATGCCATCATGATCGTCACCCCCTCGGATCATCACATCGGTGATGTGGAGGCGTTCAGACAGTGCCTCGTCAGAGGGGTCGAGTATGTCTCTCAGAATGATGTGCTCCTCACCATAGGAATTCCGCCTACATTCCCTGCGACGAGCTACGGATATATAGAGCAGGGGGACGAAGCCCTGGAGACGGGTAGAGGAGCTATTGTTCGATTTAAGGAGAAACCTCAGAAGGAGGAGGCCGAAGCGCTCCTTGCTTCGGGGCGTTATGTGTGGAACTCGGGGATGTTCGTCTGGAAAGTCAAGGACATTGTCGCTGCTCTGGAGACCTATCTCCCCGAAGTGGCGGCTCTCTTTGCCAACATCAAGAGCTACAATACCACGAGCGAGCGTACAGATGTCGCTCAGGCCTTCCTCAACTCTAAGTCCATATCCATCGACTATGGTGTGATGGAGAAGGCGGACAATGTCCATGTGCTTTCGGGAGATTTCGGTTGGGACGACATAGGGACGTGGGAGTCACTCTACCGCCATGTGTCGAGCCTGCCGAGTGGCGAAAATCCAAACCACAAGCTCGAAAACTCGCCCCATACTCTCGTTCGTGTCTCAAACCCTGACAAGCAAGTCATCGTCTCCGGGCTGGACAATTATGTCGTGGTAGATATGGATGATGTACTCGTCATCGCTCCCAAGGGGGACGAAGCTACCCTACACGATCTGCTCAACAAACACGCTAAAAACTTATAA
- a CDS encoding hemolysin family protein: protein MIYFWIIVVLMFSAFFSASEIAFVSADRLRIELEKSHGRFYSRILTLFFGAPDLFITTMLVGNNIALVIYGLLMAVVLEPPLHEFITNDFAVVFAQTILSTILILIVAEFIPKAVSKLNPNWQLRTFALPLFGLYILLYPIAIFSSWLSKILFKIFKVKGLDEKDVRLGRLDLDNYIESNAQSGDQPSLNNTEVKILQNALDFPDVKVRDCLVPRNEITAVNIDTTKEELISIFDSTGYSKILVYKDTIDDLVGYIHAIEMFKNTEQWQKNINPTIYVPETQAADKVMRLLMQKKKSIAIVVDELGGTAGIVTLEDIVEEIFGEIEDEHDIKSVVIRKISDDEYILSGRAEIEQVNEEFEELNLPTSDEYKTVSGLLIDFYQGFPKRGEEIYYPPHFHFHIIRASGNKIGLVKLKINES from the coding sequence ATGATATATTTCTGGATCATAGTCGTGCTGATGTTTTCAGCATTTTTCAGTGCGAGCGAGATAGCCTTCGTCTCCGCAGATAGGCTTCGTATAGAGTTAGAGAAGTCTCATGGACGCTTTTACTCAAGGATACTGACCCTCTTCTTCGGAGCTCCTGATCTCTTCATCACCACTATGCTCGTGGGCAACAACATCGCACTTGTCATCTATGGTCTTCTCATGGCAGTCGTGTTGGAACCACCACTGCACGAATTCATCACGAATGACTTCGCCGTCGTGTTCGCTCAGACCATACTCTCCACGATACTCATTCTCATTGTGGCAGAGTTCATCCCCAAAGCCGTATCCAAACTCAATCCCAACTGGCAGCTTAGGACCTTCGCTCTCCCACTCTTCGGACTGTACATCCTCCTCTACCCCATAGCGATATTCTCGTCATGGTTGAGTAAGATTCTGTTCAAGATATTCAAGGTAAAAGGATTAGACGAAAAAGATGTCCGTCTCGGTCGACTCGACTTGGACAACTACATCGAATCCAATGCCCAAAGCGGAGATCAACCCTCACTCAACAATACAGAAGTAAAGATACTCCAGAATGCCCTCGACTTTCCGGATGTAAAAGTGCGCGACTGCCTTGTCCCTCGCAATGAGATCACAGCTGTAAATATCGACACAACAAAAGAAGAACTCATCAGTATCTTCGACTCCACGGGATACTCCAAGATCTTGGTATACAAGGACACCATCGACGACCTTGTCGGATACATCCATGCCATAGAGATGTTCAAGAATACGGAACAGTGGCAAAAGAACATCAACCCCACGATCTATGTCCCCGAGACACAAGCAGCCGACAAAGTCATGCGCCTGCTGATGCAGAAGAAAAAAAGCATCGCCATCGTCGTTGACGAATTAGGCGGCACAGCAGGTATCGTGACACTGGAGGATATTGTCGAAGAGATTTTCGGTGAGATCGAAGATGAGCATGACATCAAGTCCGTCGTCATTCGTAAGATCAGCGACGACGAATACATCCTCTCCGGACGTGCAGAGATCGAACAAGTAAATGAAGAGTTTGAGGAGCTCAACCTTCCGACCTCCGACGAATACAAAACCGTCTCGGGGCTACTTATTGACTTCTACCAAGGCTTCCCAAAGCGAGGAGAAGAGATATACTACCCACCCCACTTCCACTTTCACATCATCCGTGCCAGTGGCAATAAGATCGGGCTTGTCAAGCTCAAGATCAACGAGTCATGA
- a CDS encoding DUF2027 domain-containing protein, which yields MSHKDIKVGDNVRFLNATGSGVVKAIRSGGIIEVEDETGFDIPVLASEIVVVTPGSGIVPKPEIPRRNTPQPTSASAPMAVAPEPEKQRPATPKVDRPTDPAHEVINAVLAYLPSNPEAVGDCDYEAYIVNDSNYDLYAHYMISDGGDWRVMFSGVVPFDSSTFIEAFPPSGLAARNRVKVQLLSFKSDAPFVAKPAYEANCRITGMRFFKTNAFVPNDYFDDGAIIFPLIEDDKPVQSKKIDAQRLEQEMMMPKTKGDTTPTKPKAKEPNQPRVIVEDLHIHELVDSTAGLDNKAMLDIQLEHVRKVMHRHRNEKKRRIVFIHGKGEGVLRKAVMDLIKKEYPKALMQDASFQEYGFGATEVIIY from the coding sequence ATGAGTCACAAAGACATAAAAGTAGGCGACAACGTCCGTTTCCTCAATGCTACGGGGAGCGGTGTCGTCAAGGCCATCCGTAGCGGGGGCATCATAGAGGTGGAGGATGAGACGGGGTTTGACATCCCTGTCCTTGCAAGTGAGATCGTGGTCGTCACCCCGGGAAGCGGTATCGTCCCCAAGCCGGAGATCCCACGTCGCAATACACCACAGCCGACATCGGCATCCGCTCCTATGGCAGTCGCCCCCGAGCCGGAGAAGCAACGTCCTGCCACACCCAAAGTGGATCGCCCCACCGATCCGGCACACGAGGTCATCAATGCCGTGCTGGCTTACCTCCCAAGCAATCCCGAAGCCGTGGGAGACTGTGATTATGAGGCTTATATCGTCAACGACAGCAACTACGACCTCTACGCGCACTATATGATCAGCGACGGTGGAGACTGGCGAGTGATGTTTTCGGGGGTTGTGCCTTTCGATAGTTCGACCTTTATCGAAGCATTTCCCCCAAGCGGTCTCGCAGCACGCAACAGGGTGAAGGTACAGCTCCTCTCATTCAAGAGCGATGCTCCCTTTGTGGCAAAGCCTGCTTACGAAGCCAACTGTCGCATCACGGGGATGAGGTTCTTCAAGACGAATGCTTTCGTCCCCAATGATTACTTCGACGACGGAGCGATCATCTTCCCTCTCATCGAGGACGATAAGCCCGTACAGAGCAAAAAGATCGACGCCCAACGCCTTGAGCAGGAGATGATGATGCCCAAGACAAAGGGTGATACGACCCCGACGAAGCCCAAAGCCAAGGAGCCCAATCAGCCCCGGGTGATCGTTGAGGATCTGCACATCCACGAGCTCGTGGACTCTACCGCAGGTCTTGACAATAAGGCGATGCTCGACATACAGCTGGAGCATGTCCGCAAGGTGATGCACCGCCATCGCAACGAGAAGAAACGTCGCATCGTATTCATCCACGGTAAGGGTGAAGGGGTCCTTCGTAAAGCGGTGATGGATCTCATCAAGAAAGAATACCCCAAGGCACTGATGCAGGATGCTTCGTTCCAAGAGTATGGTTTCGGAGCGACCGAAGTTATCATTTACTAA
- a CDS encoding S46 family peptidase codes for MKIFKMLSAAFFATLLCAPSLRADEGMWLLPYLKQQNIKRMQEMGLTLSAEQIYSPGKGSVIDAIVHFDGGCTGEVVSSQGLLLTNHHCGYDQIREHSTVQNNFLRNGFYAPTMKDELPNPGLVVTFIDEIVDVTGFVNAYLKKAKCNDPMEYLSRKYLSKIADAWYKKNRGKKAGYVVLDLAPFYEGNKFFLSVSKEYSDVRLVAAPPTSIGSYGEDTDNWVWPRHSGDFCVFRIYTDKDGKPAKYDPNNVPLKPKHYFKVNSGGLNENDFVMIMGYPGRTNHFYTAAEVAERRDIDNTVRIDMRKVRQETMLAEMRADEAVKIQYASKYARSTNAYKNAIGSNWAIRKMDFEGMKKAQQEKLAKYATENNKPEYIEAMKKIEEMVAQRADFRRQVWMIDEGLIRAVETVSAPVLDEKTFAELKADAGKRRKFMDEKYTTIFNKDYNKEVDRKVTKAMLTAFVKGTAAANLPAVLRDAKDIDAFVDRLIDKSIYMDAAALEAAITTGDYATYNADPVVRLAKDVNARFKEVKDKVAGFDREFARVRKTYVKGVMEMEGEMNVWPDANSTIRYTFGQLKGYIPRDNVYYGFQTTMDGVMEKEDPTNPEYTLSPKLKDIYNRKDFGSYALANGKMPVDICATTHTTGGNSGSPVIDKYGNLVGLNFDRNWEGVGGDINYLADYQRSIICDVRYVLLILDKYLGAQRLIDEMDIAK; via the coding sequence ATGAAGATTTTCAAAATGCTCAGCGCAGCGTTCTTTGCGACACTTCTCTGCGCACCTTCACTCAGAGCTGACGAAGGGATGTGGCTCTTGCCCTACCTCAAGCAGCAAAACATCAAGCGTATGCAGGAGATGGGGCTCACCCTCTCGGCCGAACAGATATACAGTCCCGGCAAAGGCTCTGTCATCGATGCCATCGTACACTTCGATGGCGGATGTACGGGCGAGGTGGTCTCTTCTCAGGGGCTTCTCCTCACCAACCACCACTGCGGTTACGATCAGATCCGTGAGCACTCTACGGTCCAGAACAACTTCCTCCGCAACGGCTTCTACGCTCCTACGATGAAGGATGAGCTGCCCAATCCCGGACTTGTCGTCACCTTCATCGACGAGATCGTGGACGTCACCGGCTTTGTCAACGCTTACCTCAAGAAGGCGAAGTGCAACGACCCCATGGAATACCTCTCACGTAAGTATCTCTCCAAGATCGCAGATGCGTGGTACAAGAAGAATAGGGGCAAGAAGGCCGGCTATGTCGTCCTTGACCTTGCACCATTTTACGAAGGCAACAAGTTCTTTCTCTCTGTGAGTAAGGAGTACTCGGATGTGCGTCTCGTGGCTGCCCCTCCGACATCTATCGGTTCTTACGGTGAGGACACCGACAACTGGGTATGGCCTCGCCACTCCGGAGACTTCTGTGTCTTCCGTATCTATACCGACAAGGACGGCAAGCCTGCGAAGTACGATCCCAACAATGTCCCCCTCAAGCCTAAGCACTACTTCAAGGTCAATTCGGGTGGACTCAACGAAAACGACTTCGTGATGATCATGGGTTATCCCGGACGTACCAACCACTTCTACACCGCTGCCGAGGTGGCAGAGCGTCGTGACATCGACAACACCGTGCGTATCGATATGCGTAAGGTGCGTCAGGAGACCATGCTTGCAGAGATGAGAGCGGACGAAGCGGTCAAGATCCAATACGCTTCGAAGTATGCAAGATCCACCAATGCTTACAAGAATGCCATCGGATCGAACTGGGCCATCCGCAAGATGGACTTCGAAGGCATGAAGAAGGCTCAGCAGGAAAAGCTTGCCAAGTATGCGACCGAAAACAACAAGCCCGAGTACATCGAAGCGATGAAAAAGATCGAAGAGATGGTCGCTCAGCGTGCGGACTTCCGTCGTCAGGTATGGATGATCGACGAAGGGCTCATCCGTGCTGTCGAGACTGTCTCAGCTCCTGTCTTGGATGAGAAGACTTTTGCCGAACTCAAAGCCGATGCCGGCAAGCGTCGTAAGTTCATGGACGAAAAGTACACCACAATCTTCAACAAGGACTACAATAAGGAAGTCGACCGCAAGGTCACCAAGGCTATGCTCACCGCTTTCGTCAAGGGTACCGCTGCGGCCAACCTCCCTGCCGTCCTTCGTGATGCCAAGGACATCGATGCTTTCGTAGATCGCCTCATCGACAAGTCCATATATATGGATGCTGCGGCACTCGAAGCGGCGATCACGACCGGGGACTATGCGACCTACAATGCCGACCCTGTGGTGAGACTTGCCAAGGATGTCAATGCTCGCTTCAAGGAAGTGAAGGACAAGGTGGCAGGCTTCGACCGTGAGTTTGCACGTGTCCGCAAGACCTATGTCAAGGGCGTGATGGAGATGGAAGGCGAGATGAACGTATGGCCCGATGCCAACTCCACCATCCGTTACACCTTCGGACAGCTCAAGGGTTACATCCCTCGTGACAATGTCTACTACGGCTTCCAGACCACTATGGACGGTGTCATGGAGAAGGAAGATCCTACCAACCCCGAGTACACCCTCAGTCCTAAACTCAAGGACATCTACAATCGTAAAGACTTCGGCTCTTATGCCCTTGCCAACGGTAAGATGCCTGTCGACATCTGCGCCACTACCCACACCACCGGAGGCAACTCCGGTAGCCCGGTCATCGATAAGTATGGCAATTTGGTCGGGCTCAACTTCGACCGCAACTGGGAAGGTGTCGGAGGTGACATCAATTACCTTGCAGACTACCAGCGCAGTATCATCTGCGACGTACGCTACGTCCTCCTCATCCTCGACAAGTATCTCGGTGCACAGAGACTTATCGACGAGATGGACATCGCGAAGTAA